CACGATTCTGCTGGTCATTATGTTCGTCACGGCCATGCAGGCCTGCCGGACCTCGGGGAAGGAGGTAAGCATGCTCCCCACGGCCTGGGGCTTGGGGATCAGCTTCAGAAGAAGCCTGGTGATGACTCCGAGCGTACCCTCGGATCCAACGAGAAGCCTTGTAAGGTCGTACCCGGTCACACTTTTCATGGCGGCCGAACCGGTATGGATGATCTCACCCGTGGGCATCACAACCTCGAGGGCCATGACGTAATCCCTGGTTACGCCGTACTTGACGGCCCGGCTTCCGCCGGCGTTCTCCGCGGCATTTCCACCCAGAGTCGAGAATTTCGCACTGGAGGGGTCCGGCGGAAAAAAGAGACCCTGTTTTTCGGCTTCCGCCTGAAGGTCACCGTTGATGACCCCCGATTCCACCCACGCGGTCATGTTCTCCCGGTCGATGCCGATAATACGGTTCAGGCGGGACGTGGTGAGGATCAGGCCTCCGGCCACGGGAAGGGAACCGCCGGTCAGCCCCGTCCCCCCGCCGCGCGGAACGACGGGAAAACCCTCGGCGTTGGCCAGTTTGAGGATGGAAGAGATCTGGGCGGCGTCGGCAGGATGCGCAACCATCTCCGGCAGAAAGTGCCGGTTCATGGCGTCGAATGCGTATAGGCACAGGTCTTCCGGCTTGTCCGAACAGTTGTCGGGACCTACGATCCGACGGATCTTTTCACGGGTCTTTGAATCCAGCTTCTTTAACTCCATCAGCCTTTCAGGTGGCGCATATGGCCTTCATAGAGGTACTCAAGGGTCTGAGCGGCGACATCCTCGGGATCGACCTCGATCCTGGCCTCTCCGGTCTCGATTGCCGATCTTGCCACCGCCGCGGCCACCTGTGGCGGCACCTTGAAATTCATGGTGCTGGGAATGATATATTCAGCCTTCAGGTCCTTGTCGTCGATGAATTCGGCGATGGCATGGGCTGCCGCCAGCTTCAT
This genomic stretch from bacterium BMS3Abin14 harbors:
- a CDS encoding putative FAD-linked oxidoreductase; this encodes MELKKLDSKTREKIRRIVGPDNCSDKPEDLCLYAFDAMNRHFLPEMVAHPADAAQISSILKLANAEGFPVVPRGGGTGLTGGSLPVAGGLILTTSRLNRIIGIDRENMTAWVESGVINGDLQAEAEKQGLFFPPDPSSAKFSTLGGNAAENAGGSRAVKYGVTRDYVMALEVVMPTGEIIHTGSAAMKSVTGYDLTRLLVGSEGTLGVITRLLLKLIPKPQAVGSMLTSFPEVRQACMAVTNIMTSRIVPSTLEFMDRSAIDCVKDYLDLEIPSEAAALLLIEVDGPPGVVEDQVTILENVCREAGAILFQTASTPEERESLWKARRSISPAIMKIRPLKINEDVAVPRMKIPDLIRGVEEIAEKRDVRIVNFGHAGDGNVHVNLLIDPEDKDEVARAHTALEDLFELTVSLGGSLSGEHGIGIAKAPYMYLEVDKDTMDVMRRIKRALDPNNILNPYKTFDYIADIEDREILAPRG
- a CDS encoding NAD-dependent malic enzyme, which codes for MKLAAAHAIAEFIDDKDLKAEYIIPSTMNFKVPPQVAAAVARSAIETGEARIEVDPEDVAAQTLEYLYEGHMRHLKG